ttacTCTCCACTTAGACTAAAGATCCATTAGCTTCTTCAAAAAAGTGCATAcctaaacacacacacaaattagTTCCAAAACCATTTTTCTAAATTTCCAATTGACTTGTATTCCTGGTGTCTTTTCACATGATCACAAGCAAGACATGCGTGCGATTCCCAGAATTTAGGAAGATGCACTGAGAAATCCTTCTTCCAGTTGAAGTAACTAAGGTACATCTTGTTATTTTTGTCAAGCATCAGAAGATACTCTGCCAGATCTCTTGGGGATAGAAAATCTTCCACATGGATAAAAGAGTCTGCTGGAATGTAATTCTCATAGTTTTCTCTGGAAGGGCCCAGTACGACTGGTACTGATCCAGCCAGAAGAGCATTGTAAAGTTTCTCAGTAATGTAATCTTTGTGGattgaattttcaaatgaaaggtAGAATTTGCAACTGGAGATAGTTGGAATTAAGTTTTTATCATTGACGTAGTCTCCAAAGGCTTGCCCGTAGGTATGGATTTCAATGTATTTGCTAAGTTCGTTGTAATACTTGACTCGAGCATGCTCAGGGTTCCAGTTACTTACAACCCAACAAACCAAGTTTTCTTTACTTGGCACTTCATATGTAAAGGAGCCTGTACCGACCATCATGGAGCCATAAGGCACCTGAATATCTGAATCACGCCGGTAAGTCAGGGTTAGGTTAAAGAGGTGTTCAATGCCACTCTTTTGTGGAGTATGAGTTGGAGATTCCAAGTTCATCCAAATCCATTTCTGGAATGGTGGCCTGGCTTGTTGAGGTAAATTAGTCAGATCCCAGTTAATGTCCCTGTGATGAATGAGAACTGCATGGGACTTGTTATATAATGAGCGGTCAATAGTCAGATGGCACCCGTGGATGTTGAACATCGTTTGGCAAGATGTTAGATCGAATGTCTGGCCAAATGGCCAAAGCCAAACCAAAATAATAGTTTC
This genomic stretch from Meleagris gallopavo isolate NT-WF06-2002-E0010 breed Aviagen turkey brand Nicholas breeding stock chromosome 2, Turkey_5.1, whole genome shotgun sequence harbors:
- the FUT9 gene encoding alpha-(1,3)-fucosyltransferase 9, coding for MTSTSKGIFRPFLIVFIVLGCFMAFILIYIKPTSSWISTPVESASSVLKMKSFFSSKTDNFNETIILVWLWPFGQTFDLTSCQTMFNIHGCHLTIDRSLYNKSHAVLIHHRDINWDLTNLPQQARPPFQKWIWMNLESPTHTPQKSGIEHLFNLTLTYRRDSDIQVPYGSMMVGTGSFTYEVPSKENLVCWVVSNWNPEHARVKYYNELSKYIEIHTYGQAFGDYVNDKNLIPTISSCKFYLSFENSIHKDYITEKLYNALLAGSVPVVLGPSRENYENYIPADSFIHVEDFLSPRDLAEYLLMLDKNNKMYLSYFNWKKDFSVHLPKFWESHACLACDHVKRHQEYKSIGNLEKWFWN